A stretch of the bacterium genome encodes the following:
- a CDS encoding DUF5618 family protein, giving the protein MKESLRYLNNAKEILKSIPIEDNTYLDIKPVREAFATAYLAILEAINEYLIKKKQMTKKEIPKSVDGYREALRKHLAIHNGKLMREFEMLYDALHIAGYYRGLIYNTQAVKEYFKAAKDFIEKIG; this is encoded by the coding sequence ATGAAGGAGTCATTAAGGTATTTAAATAATGCAAAGGAGATATTAAAATCTATTCCCATAGAAGATAATACCTATCTTGATATTAAGCCTGTCCGAGAGGCTTTTGCCACAGCATATCTGGCCATTCTTGAGGCAATAAACGAATATCTGATTAAAAAAAAGCAGATGACAAAGAAAGAGATTCCAAAGTCAGTGGATGGATATAGAGAAGCATTAAGAAAGCATCTGGCTATTCATAATGGAAAGTTGATGAGGGAGTTTGAAATGCTTTATGATGCTTTGCACATAGCAGGTTATTATAGAGGACTTATTTATAATACCCAGGCAGTCAAGGAGTATTTTAAGGCTGCAAAGGATTTTATTGAAAAAATTGGATAG